A genomic window from uncultured Fibrobacter sp. includes:
- a CDS encoding glycosyltransferase family 2 protein gives MLYQDISGVPDFECEEFNSRQRDYVVLIPIINEGNRILNELKRALAAKVSAVADIVICDGGSTDGSTEKGVLVALDVNTLLVKKSAGKQGAQLRMGFWWALQRGYKGIITIDGNDKDSIEDVPHFIEKLEEGFDLVQGSRFVKGGVAINTPLSRLVAVRLLHAPVISMTARQWFTDTTNAYRAYSTRYLQDARVAPFRDVFNTYELLAYLSVRATQLKYRACEIPVTRAYPKNEKTPTKISPFKGNWLLLKILFRNLVGAYNP, from the coding sequence ATGCTGTATCAGGATATTTCCGGAGTGCCCGATTTTGAATGCGAGGAATTTAATTCGCGTCAAAGGGATTATGTTGTATTGATTCCCATCATCAACGAAGGGAACCGTATTCTAAACGAACTGAAAAGGGCACTGGCTGCAAAAGTGAGTGCTGTCGCAGATATTGTCATCTGCGATGGCGGCAGTACCGACGGTAGCACCGAAAAGGGAGTGCTTGTCGCACTGGATGTCAATACGTTGCTTGTCAAGAAAAGTGCGGGCAAGCAGGGCGCCCAGTTGCGCATGGGATTCTGGTGGGCGCTCCAGCGTGGCTACAAGGGAATCATCACTATCGACGGAAACGACAAGGACAGCATCGAGGACGTTCCGCACTTTATCGAAAAGTTGGAAGAAGGTTTCGACCTGGTTCAGGGTTCCCGCTTCGTGAAAGGCGGCGTTGCGATCAATACTCCCCTGAGTCGCCTTGTCGCGGTGCGCTTGTTGCATGCGCCGGTGATTTCTATGACGGCCCGCCAGTGGTTTACCGATACGACCAACGCCTACCGCGCTTACTCTACGCGGTACTTGCAGGATGCCCGCGTCGCCCCGTTCCGCGACGTCTTTAACACCTACGAGCTGCTGGCCTATTTGTCGGTGCGTGCCACACAGCTCAAGTACCGCGCCTGTGAAATTCCCGTGACGAGGGCCTACCCCAAGAACGAAAAGACACCGACGAAGATCAGCCCGTTCAAGGGAAACTGGCTTTTGCTCAAGATACTCTTCAGGAATCTGGTGGGGGCCTACAATCCATAA
- a CDS encoding EamA family transporter — translation MMLYVSLVLMTLLGAVASLLLKKACVNLNVRYIYRNGWFFGGGGLYFVTALMNIALLRYLDYSVVLPFTSLTYVWSAVLSAGFLKERISRKQKMGLAFIVCGAFMLVM, via the coding sequence ATGATGCTTTACGTGTCGCTTGTTCTGATGACCTTGCTCGGTGCGGTTGCCTCGCTTTTACTGAAGAAGGCGTGCGTCAATTTGAATGTGCGCTATATCTACAGGAATGGCTGGTTCTTTGGCGGTGGGGGGCTTTACTTTGTAACGGCCCTGATGAATATTGCACTCCTCAGGTATCTGGACTATTCCGTGGTGCTCCCTTTTACGTCGCTCACTTATGTGTGGTCGGCGGTACTGTCGGCGGGCTTTCTGAAGGAGCGTATTTCGCGGAAACAGAAAATGGGCCTCGCGTTTATCGTTTGCGGAGCCTTTATGCTTGTGATGTAG